In Bacteroidota bacterium, one DNA window encodes the following:
- a CDS encoding MarR family transcriptional regulator gives MKSVQLRDVSENLFSLKHMFFKVFGKPVQFNSKITPLAYFILQQLRDQPTLSMTEISNKLGIPKPNVTVLVDKLIVQKLAERISDKTDRRIVMIKLTKKGSGFLDTSRKKYHTQVADKLSLLPEKEQKNFADALTTIKNTLTVLENIG, from the coding sequence ATGAAAAGCGTTCAGCTACGGGATGTTTCTGAGAATCTCTTCTCGTTGAAACATATGTTCTTTAAAGTTTTCGGAAAGCCCGTGCAATTTAATTCTAAGATTACGCCTCTGGCATATTTCATTTTACAGCAATTGCGTGATCAGCCAACATTGTCGATGACCGAAATCAGCAATAAGCTCGGTATTCCCAAACCGAATGTTACCGTTCTTGTTGATAAGCTTATCGTGCAGAAACTTGCTGAGAGAATCTCCGATAAAACCGACAGAAGGATTGTTATGATTAAGCTGACAAAAAAGGGTTCGGGCTTTCTGGACACTTCGCGAAAGAAATATCATACACAGGTTGCTGACAAGCTGAGCTTACTGCCGGAAAAGGAACAGAAAAATTTTGCAGATGCTCTTACAACAATC
- a CDS encoding glycine-rich protein — protein MKHFAGCLSGIVFVAVMLLCGSSVLNAQGVAVNTSGSQADPSSMLDVNSNTKGVLISRMTTAERNAITAPAEGLTIFNTDTKCFNFFRNNGWYEWCGNCIAPAAPLAGNNGPLCAGSTLNLTASTVPFATYSWSGPNGFTSTLQNPSISNVTSANSGSYSVVSVVNCNSVPATTNAVITGPVSSAFTWNPPYPGTGNAAVFTPALSGASYSWTFQNGNPASSTVQNPSVTWSSGGTFDVTLTVTQNGCVSGTTTHQITVTNCSPGSTGFSYTGSVQTWTVPTCVSSITVTANGAQGGGPIGGNGGQAIATIPVTGGATLYIYVGGQPTTRPGAGSGGFNGGGAVNALPCGGGTNDGWGGGGASDVRTSTSLTDRIIVAAGGGGSGYSGRVGGTGGGLTGGPGVAPYGTAPTGGTQTGGGLAGVYNGVYAGAGALGTGGDAAPTSSMCIGGGGGGGYYGGGGGYTSSGAGGSSWVSYPGSTNASTNAGTNTGNGSVTISW, from the coding sequence ATGAAACATTTTGCAGGTTGTTTGTCAGGAATTGTATTCGTAGCTGTCATGCTGCTTTGTGGCAGTTCTGTGCTGAATGCACAGGGTGTTGCGGTAAATACATCGGGAAGCCAGGCCGACCCGTCGTCCATGCTTGATGTAAACAGCAATACCAAGGGAGTGCTTATAAGCCGTATGACAACCGCCGAGCGAAATGCCATCACAGCTCCTGCCGAAGGCCTCACCATCTTTAATACCGACACTAAATGTTTTAATTTTTTCCGTAACAACGGATGGTATGAATGGTGCGGAAACTGTATTGCACCGGCGGCTCCCCTTGCCGGGAATAACGGTCCCCTCTGCGCAGGATCTACCTTAAACCTTACGGCGAGCACGGTTCCTTTTGCCACCTATTCATGGTCAGGTCCGAACGGATTTACGTCTACCCTGCAGAACCCATCTATCAGCAATGTAACGTCTGCAAATTCGGGAAGCTATTCGGTAGTATCCGTGGTGAATTGCAACAGTGTACCTGCCACAACCAACGCTGTAATCACAGGTCCTGTCAGCTCGGCATTTACCTGGAACCCGCCTTATCCCGGCACGGGAAATGCTGCTGTTTTTACGCCTGCCCTTTCGGGAGCATCCTACAGCTGGACATTCCAGAACGGGAATCCGGCAAGCAGCACGGTACAAAACCCGTCGGTGACATGGAGCAGCGGAGGCACATTTGATGTTACGCTCACCGTAACGCAGAACGGTTGCGTGTCGGGCACCACTACACATCAAATTACCGTAACGAACTGCTCACCGGGCAGTACCGGCTTTAGTTATACAGGCTCCGTACAAACCTGGACCGTTCCCACCTGTGTGTCGTCCATCACAGTCACAGCTAACGGAGCACAGGGAGGCGGCCCCATCGGAGGAAACGGCGGGCAGGCTATAGCAACCATACCCGTAACCGGCGGAGCAACATTATATATCTATGTGGGCGGACAGCCCACCACACGTCCGGGAGCCGGAAGCGGAGGTTTTAACGGCGGAGGAGCCGTGAATGCATTACCCTGTGGAGGAGGAACCAATGACGGCTGGGGCGGTGGCGGCGCTTCCGACGTACGTACTTCAACCAGTTTAACTGACCGCATCATTGTTGCTGCCGGGGGCGGCGGATCGGGATACAGTGGCAGAGTGGGCGGCACGGGAGGAGGTCTAACGGGAGGTCCCGGAGTCGCTCCTTATGGAACGGCACCTACAGGCGGCACCCAGACAGGCGGCGGACTTGCCGGTGTTTATAACGGTGTCTACGCCGGAGCCGGAGCCCTTGGTACGGGTGGCGATGCAGCACCCACCTCATCGATGTGTATCGGAGGCGGTGGCGGTGGCGGCTACTACGGAGGCGGTGGCGGATATACCTCCAGTGGTGCCGGCGGTTCGAGCTGGGTATCATACCCCGGAAGTACCAATGCTTCAACCAACGCAGGAACCAATACCGGTAACGGAAGCGTAACCATAAGCTGGTAA
- a CDS encoding enoyl-ACP reductase, with translation MLLKGKKGIIFGALNDLSIAWKIAEKAHEAGAEFTLSNTPAAIKLGTLNQLAEKCNTIVIPADATSVADIEMVYKKTMDHFGGKIDFVLHSIGMSMNVRKGRPYEDIDYNFFMKTIDISAISFHKIIQSAYKLDAINEWGSIVALSYIASQRTLHNYNDMADAKALLESIARSFGYIYGRHRNVRINTVSQSPTITTAGAGVKGIDGLLDYTERMSPLGNADAEDCANYCITLFSDLTKKVTMQNIFHDGGFSSMGMSERAMKRYMD, from the coding sequence ATGCTATTAAAAGGTAAAAAAGGAATTATTTTCGGGGCGCTCAACGACCTTTCCATTGCTTGGAAAATTGCCGAGAAAGCACACGAAGCAGGTGCAGAATTCACCCTGTCGAATACGCCTGCCGCAATAAAATTAGGGACGCTTAATCAGCTTGCCGAAAAATGTAATACTATAGTAATTCCTGCCGATGCAACCAGCGTTGCCGACATCGAGATGGTTTATAAAAAGACGATGGACCATTTTGGCGGAAAGATAGATTTTGTGCTGCACTCAATAGGCATGTCGATGAATGTGCGCAAAGGTCGTCCGTATGAAGATATTGATTATAATTTCTTCATGAAAACAATTGATATCTCTGCTATTTCTTTTCATAAAATCATACAAAGCGCCTATAAGCTGGATGCCATCAATGAATGGGGCTCTATCGTTGCCTTATCCTATATTGCATCGCAGCGCACGCTTCATAATTATAACGATATGGCTGATGCAAAAGCGTTGCTGGAATCCATTGCCCGCAGCTTCGGATACATTTACGGAAGGCATCGCAACGTAAGAATCAACACGGTTTCTCAGTCGCCTACCATTACCACCGCCGGTGCGGGTGTCAAGGGAATTGACGGTTTGCTCGATTACACCGAGCGCATGTCGCCGCTTGGCAATGCCGACGCCGAAGACTGTGCAAATTACTGCATCACCTTATTCTCAGACCTCACCAAAAAAGTGACGATGCAGAATAT